Proteins encoded by one window of Bacillus sp. DTU_2020_1000418_1_SI_GHA_SEK_038:
- the mutM gene encoding DNA-formamidopyrimidine glycosylase: MPELPEVETIRRTLDELIMNKTIDHVSVFWPKIVKHPEEVPQFKDALIGQTFTGTGRRGKFLILYTQDFALISHLRMEGKYGLFQQSDDVDKHTHVIFHFTDGTELRYKDVRKFGTMHLYLKGEEFVHLPLSQLGPEPFSDGFTKEELAKKLSRTKRNIKAVLLDQKVVVGLGNIYVDEALFRARIHPERIADTLTKHELTRLHKEIIATLSEAVDKGGSTIRSYINSQGQIGMFQLELLVYGRKGEDCKVCGSQLERIISGGRGTVFCPSCQKK, encoded by the coding sequence ATGCCTGAATTGCCAGAGGTGGAAACGATCCGCCGTACTTTGGATGAATTAATTATGAACAAGACGATTGACCATGTTTCAGTTTTCTGGCCGAAAATTGTGAAGCATCCTGAGGAAGTACCCCAATTTAAAGATGCATTAATTGGACAGACGTTTACCGGTACAGGTAGAAGAGGGAAATTCCTTATTCTTTATACTCAGGATTTTGCGCTCATTTCTCATTTGCGAATGGAAGGAAAATATGGGCTTTTTCAGCAGTCTGATGATGTGGATAAGCATACTCATGTTATTTTCCATTTCACAGATGGTACTGAGCTTCGCTATAAGGATGTCCGAAAATTTGGTACGATGCATTTATATTTAAAAGGTGAAGAATTCGTCCATCTTCCCCTTTCTCAATTAGGTCCGGAGCCATTTTCTGATGGTTTTACAAAAGAAGAATTGGCTAAGAAACTTTCAAGGACAAAAAGAAATATTAAAGCAGTTCTGCTTGATCAAAAGGTAGTCGTTGGTCTAGGAAATATTTATGTCGATGAAGCGTTATTCCGGGCGCGGATCCACCCTGAGAGAATTGCTGACACTTTAACCAAACATGAATTAACAAGACTTCATAAAGAAATAATAGCTACATTGTCTGAAGCTGTTGACAAAGGGGGAAGTACAATCCGTTCGTACATTAACTCCCAAGGCCAAATTGGAATGTTTCAGCTCGAGCTTTTAGTTTATGGCAGGAAAGGGGAAGATTGTAAAGTATGCGGCAGTCAGCTTGAAAGAATTATTTCCGGCGGGCGCGGAACCGTATTTTGTCCCTCTTGCCAAAAAAAATAA
- the polA gene encoding DNA polymerase I: MKKKLVLIDGNSIAYRAFFALPLLNNDKGIHTNAVYGFTMMLSKILEDEKPTHILVAFDAGKTTFRHKTFSEYKGGRQKTPPELSEQFPFIRELLDAYQIPRYELENYEADDIIGTLSLQAEKDDFEVKVISGDKDLTQLSSEKTTVAITRKGITDIEEYTPAHIADKYGITPERIIDMKGLMGDSSDNIPGVPGVGEKTALKLLKEHGTLENLLESIDKVSGKKLQEKLEEFKDQAIMSKELATITREAPVDIQLNEIEFEGFEKDEVIRIYKELGFNSLLDKLGDFDGVEEGDLEEIEFTIIQEVTEDVFSDINSFYVEILEDNYHYADIIGFSVGNEKGIFFISAEEALASPIFKQWAEDETKKKIVYDGKRSEVSLRHHGIHLSGVTFDLLIAAYLINPSETIEDVSSAAKAHGYTSIQSDEAFYGKGAKRRIPEESKLAEHLSRKADALLFLKDKLDGELKENQQDGLFYDLELPLSLILADMESTGIKMDLERLQAMGNEILSKLVDIEGCIHELAGEKFNINSPKQLGVILFDKLGLPVYKKTKTGYSTSADVLEKLEQDHDIIKEILLYRQLAKLQSTYIEGLLNIVNKENEKVHTRFNQALTQTGRLSSTDPNLQNIPIRLEEGRRIRQAFIPSEKDWVIFAADYSQIELRVLAHIAGDEKLIEAFNHDMDIHTITAMEVFHVSAEEVTSNMRRHAKAVNFGIVYGISDYGLSQSLGITRKEAGQFINRYLESYPGVKQYMDDIVYDAKQKGYVSTLLHRRRYLPEITNRNFNLRSFAERTAMNTPIQGSAADIIKKAMIDMAYRLKQEKLKSRLLLQVHDELIFEAPEDEIEQLKKIVPEVMENAIELKVPLKVDYSYGPTWFDAK; the protein is encoded by the coding sequence TTGAAGAAAAAATTAGTGTTGATTGATGGAAACAGCATTGCTTATCGGGCTTTTTTTGCTTTGCCGCTGCTGAATAATGATAAAGGCATACATACAAATGCAGTTTATGGCTTTACGATGATGTTATCAAAAATTCTTGAGGATGAAAAACCTACTCATATTCTTGTTGCGTTTGATGCAGGAAAAACAACTTTCCGCCATAAGACATTTAGTGAATATAAGGGCGGAAGACAAAAGACGCCACCCGAGTTATCAGAGCAATTTCCGTTCATTCGAGAGCTGCTGGATGCCTATCAGATTCCAAGATATGAACTGGAAAACTATGAAGCAGATGATATTATCGGAACACTTTCACTTCAGGCAGAGAAGGATGACTTTGAAGTAAAGGTAATTTCAGGAGACAAAGACTTAACACAGCTAAGCTCAGAGAAAACAACAGTAGCCATTACGCGAAAAGGAATTACTGATATAGAGGAATACACCCCTGCTCATATTGCTGATAAGTATGGAATCACACCAGAAAGAATTATCGATATGAAAGGATTAATGGGAGATAGCTCCGATAATATTCCTGGAGTTCCGGGAGTCGGAGAGAAAACAGCTTTGAAATTATTAAAAGAGCATGGAACATTGGAAAACCTTCTCGAATCAATCGATAAAGTGAGCGGGAAAAAACTGCAGGAAAAGCTGGAGGAATTTAAAGACCAGGCAATAATGAGTAAAGAGCTCGCAACGATTACAAGAGAAGCCCCGGTTGACATACAGCTAAATGAAATTGAATTTGAAGGATTTGAAAAAGACGAGGTTATCAGAATCTATAAAGAGCTTGGTTTTAACTCTTTATTAGACAAGCTCGGTGACTTTGATGGTGTTGAAGAAGGAGATTTAGAGGAAATAGAGTTTACCATTATTCAAGAGGTAACAGAGGATGTTTTTTCTGATATAAATTCTTTTTATGTAGAAATATTAGAAGATAATTATCATTATGCTGATATTATTGGATTTTCGGTAGGAAATGAAAAAGGAATATTCTTTATTTCAGCTGAGGAGGCATTAGCGTCTCCGATTTTTAAACAATGGGCTGAGGATGAAACAAAAAAGAAAATCGTATACGATGGAAAAAGATCAGAAGTCTCCCTCCGACATCATGGAATCCATTTATCAGGGGTAACATTTGATTTACTTATTGCAGCCTACTTAATCAATCCATCTGAAACGATTGAAGATGTGAGTTCTGCAGCAAAAGCTCACGGCTATACTTCCATTCAATCAGATGAAGCTTTTTATGGGAAAGGTGCAAAGCGAAGGATCCCTGAAGAGTCGAAGCTTGCTGAGCATCTATCAAGAAAGGCAGATGCCCTTTTATTCTTGAAGGACAAGCTAGATGGAGAGCTTAAGGAAAATCAGCAGGATGGCTTATTCTATGATCTAGAATTGCCGCTTTCTCTTATTTTAGCTGATATGGAATCGACAGGGATTAAAATGGATCTTGAGCGTTTACAGGCAATGGGAAATGAGATTCTTTCAAAGCTTGTTGATATTGAAGGATGTATTCATGAATTAGCCGGGGAAAAATTTAATATTAATTCCCCTAAACAGCTGGGAGTTATTTTATTTGATAAATTAGGTCTTCCTGTTTATAAAAAGACAAAAACGGGTTACTCCACTTCTGCTGATGTTCTTGAAAAGCTTGAGCAGGATCATGATATTATTAAGGAAATTCTCCTTTATCGCCAGCTTGCCAAGCTGCAGTCCACTTATATTGAGGGCTTGCTAAATATTGTAAACAAAGAAAATGAGAAGGTTCACACGAGGTTCAACCAGGCTCTTACTCAAACAGGAAGGCTAAGTTCAACAGATCCTAATCTTCAAAATATCCCTATTCGATTAGAGGAAGGAAGAAGGATTCGACAAGCATTTATTCCTTCTGAAAAGGACTGGGTGATCTTTGCAGCTGATTACTCACAAATCGAACTAAGAGTACTTGCTCATATTGCTGGTGATGAAAAGCTGATTGAAGCATTTAATCATGATATGGATATTCATACAATTACCGCTATGGAGGTCTTTCACGTATCGGCAGAGGAAGTTACTTCGAATATGCGCCGACATGCAAAAGCTGTAAACTTTGGAATAGTGTACGGAATAAGTGATTATGGGCTTTCTCAAAGTCTAGGAATTACACGGAAAGAAGCAGGTCAATTCATTAATCGATATTTAGAGAGCTATCCAGGTGTTAAGCAATATATGGATGATATTGTATATGATGCTAAACAAAAAGGCTATGTATCTACCTTGCTGCATCGCAGGAGATATCTCCCAGAAATCACGAACCGAAACTTTAATCTTCGAAGCTTTGCCGAACGCACGGCGATGAACACACCTATACAGGGAAGCGCTGCCGATATCATCAAGAAGGCAATGATCGATATGGCTTATCGTTTAAAGCAAGAAAAACTGAAATCACGGCTCTTGCTTCAGGTTCACGATGAATTAATCTTTGAAGCACCAGAAGATGAAATTGAGCAGTTAAAGAAAATCGTCCCTGAAGTAATGGAAAATGCCATTGAATTAAAGGTTCCATTAAAGGTTGATTACTCCTATGGACCTACATGGTTTGATGCGAAGTAG
- a CDS encoding protease modulator HflC yields MSDNNVININEHGGKNTQWRSYIKSGIFLVILLIIIGIILSNLFIVKEGEYKVIRQFGEVVRIESEPGLSYKIPFIQSVSTLPKYQLTYDVSEAEINTRDKKRIIIDNYAVWRIEDPKKMIANARTLESAETRMEEFIYSTTRTELGQLNYEEIINDEKSSRGSLNDRITEKVNELLAKDNYGIVVIDVRMKRTDLPAENEQSVYTRMISERESTAQEYLSRGDANKNRIIADTDKQVREILAKAQADAEEIRADGESGAAKIYNEAFSKDPSFYSLYRTLESYKKTINGETVIVLPSDSPYARLLMGYTN; encoded by the coding sequence ATGAGTGATAATAATGTAATTAATATTAATGAGCACGGCGGAAAAAACACCCAATGGCGAAGCTATATTAAAAGTGGTATTTTCTTAGTTATTCTGCTAATTATAATTGGAATCATTCTCAGCAACCTCTTTATTGTAAAAGAGGGAGAGTATAAAGTGATTCGCCAATTTGGTGAAGTTGTTAGAATTGAAAGTGAGCCTGGCTTAAGCTATAAAATTCCATTTATCCAAAGTGTTTCTACACTGCCAAAATATCAGTTAACGTATGATGTATCAGAAGCTGAAATTAATACGAGAGATAAAAAGCGGATTATTATAGATAACTATGCTGTTTGGCGAATTGAAGACCCCAAGAAGATGATTGCCAATGCGAGAACACTTGAAAGTGCTGAAACAAGAATGGAGGAATTTATTTATTCCACTACACGTACAGAGCTAGGCCAGCTAAACTATGAAGAGATTATTAATGATGAGAAATCCTCCCGAGGGTCATTAAATGATCGAATTACGGAAAAGGTTAACGAGCTTCTGGCAAAGGATAATTATGGTATTGTCGTGATAGATGTGCGAATGAAACGTACCGATCTGCCGGCAGAAAACGAACAGTCTGTCTATACGAGGATGATATCTGAACGTGAATCAACAGCACAAGAATATTTATCTAGAGGGGATGCCAATAAAAATCGGATCATTGCCGATACCGATAAACAAGTAAGAGAGATTTTGGCAAAAGCACAGGCTGATGCAGAAGAAATTAGAGCTGATGGGGAATCAGGAGCTGCCAAAATTTATAATGAGGCATTTTCAAAGGATCCTAGCTTCTACTCCTTATATAGAACATTAGAGTCATATAAAAAGACAATCAACGGTGAAACAGTTATCGTTCTGCCGTCAGATTCACCATATGCCCGTCTATTAATGGGTTACACGAATTAA
- the hflK gene encoding FtsH protease activity modulator HflK has translation MVSLKRIYTVTGLVLLIIILGITALTTWYTVDESDQAVILTFGKVEEGITEPGLHFKLPWPIQSVEKVSKETFSLQFGFEEKDGKMKDFPEETKMITGDENIVLADLVVQWKITDPQKFLYNSNNPEEILYDATSASLRSIIGNSKIDDALTSGKAKIEADVRDLLSSLIEKYDIGLSILAVKLQDVELPNDEVRKAFTNVTDARETANTKENEAKKYVNKRMNEAQGEKDALISKAEGEKAARLERARGDVAVFNKIYAEYKNNPDITRERLVIETLEQVLPGAEIYIMNDDGNTLKYFPIRPLEKEQPVQTEEGSEDKQ, from the coding sequence ATGGTCAGCTTAAAAAGAATATATACAGTAACTGGCCTCGTGCTGCTAATTATTATTTTGGGCATCACCGCTTTGACTACTTGGTATACGGTGGATGAATCTGATCAGGCCGTAATTTTAACCTTTGGAAAGGTTGAAGAAGGAATTACAGAACCAGGTCTCCATTTCAAATTGCCATGGCCTATTCAAAGCGTAGAAAAAGTCTCAAAAGAAACATTCAGTCTTCAATTCGGATTTGAGGAAAAAGACGGCAAGATGAAGGATTTTCCAGAAGAGACAAAAATGATTACAGGGGATGAAAATATCGTCCTCGCTGATCTCGTTGTGCAGTGGAAAATTACCGATCCACAAAAATTCCTTTACAATTCAAATAATCCAGAAGAAATTCTATATGACGCTACATCAGCTTCTTTAAGGAGTATTATTGGAAACTCCAAAATCGATGATGCTTTAACATCTGGGAAGGCAAAAATTGAAGCAGATGTAAGGGATCTATTAAGCTCTTTAATTGAAAAATATGATATTGGATTATCCATTTTGGCTGTAAAGCTTCAAGATGTAGAGCTGCCGAATGATGAAGTTCGGAAGGCATTTACAAATGTAACAGATGCCAGAGAAACTGCCAATACTAAAGAAAACGAAGCAAAAAAGTATGTAAATAAAAGAATGAATGAAGCACAAGGTGAGAAGGATGCGTTGATTTCGAAAGCCGAAGGGGAAAAAGCTGCCCGTCTTGAAAGAGCTAGAGGGGATGTAGCGGTCTTCAATAAAATTTACGCAGAATATAAGAATAATCCAGACATTACTAGAGAACGACTTGTTATTGAAACACTTGAACAGGTTCTTCCAGGTGCAGAAATTTATATTATGAACGATGATGGAAACACATTGAAATACTTCCCAATCAGGCCTCTTGAGAAAGAACAGCCTGTACAAACAGAGGAAGGAAGTGAAGATAAACAATGA
- the pnpS gene encoding two-component system histidine kinase PnpS, producing MAKFRSRLLFGLITLIFAVLIGIDLLLGQLFKSYYLNAFDERLNKESVLLSTFIEDEGGIQSINKEEINKYSRMLDARVTVVDVSGNIIHDSGPIMDLSARQHQSIINEMIAYRDMNHYLVEDAGVYDLHYYWYPVTLSGKKEGFIFLSTHMTEINDAYKQIWKLLTIILSISFIFILLLGSRMTARYTKPIEAATKTAIELAKGNYRARTYEDHDNETGMLSASINVLARNLQEMRKTQEMQQDRLSVLIENMGSGLILIDSKGFISMLNRTYKEIFNVNPIEHMNKLYYEVIEYGEIVSLIEEIFMTEEKVKQQIIIPLKSGRRHFEVYGVPIIGTNDVWKGVLLVFHDITDIKKLEQVRRDFVANVSHELKTPITSIKGFSETLLDGAMEDRQSLEAFLKIILQESDRLQTLIHDLLDLSKIEQQNFILSTQRYNIADTLEGVIAILEQKAAEREISLTMDKENDPILIDGDADRLKQIFLNLINNAITYTPNGGSVSISLRESEAKVFIKVRDTGIGISKEEIPRIFERFYRVDKARSRNSGGTGLGLAIVKHLVEAHKGSISVESKIGEGTTFFIELNKKLPTG from the coding sequence ATGGCAAAATTTCGCTCACGGCTTCTGTTTGGTCTTATTACTTTAATATTTGCTGTCTTAATTGGAATCGATCTCCTATTAGGGCAGCTTTTTAAAAGCTATTACCTAAATGCATTTGATGAGCGGCTGAATAAGGAAAGTGTATTGTTATCGACCTTTATTGAAGATGAAGGCGGTATTCAATCGATCAATAAGGAAGAAATAAATAAATATAGCAGAATGCTTGATGCACGAGTAACGGTTGTTGATGTGTCTGGTAATATCATTCATGATAGCGGCCCAATAATGGATTTGAGCGCCAGGCAGCATCAATCGATTATTAATGAAATGATTGCTTATAGGGACATGAACCATTACCTAGTAGAAGATGCTGGAGTGTACGATTTACATTATTATTGGTATCCAGTCACTCTTTCAGGGAAAAAAGAAGGATTTATTTTTCTAAGTACCCATATGACTGAAATAAATGATGCTTATAAACAAATATGGAAGCTGCTAACGATCATTCTGAGTATTTCTTTTATTTTTATTTTGTTATTAGGGTCAAGAATGACAGCAAGATATACAAAGCCTATTGAGGCTGCAACAAAAACAGCGATTGAGTTAGCAAAGGGAAATTACCGCGCTCGTACTTACGAAGACCATGATAATGAAACCGGTATGCTAAGTGCTTCCATTAATGTGCTAGCAAGAAATCTGCAAGAGATGAGAAAAACCCAAGAAATGCAGCAGGATAGGCTATCAGTTCTTATAGAAAATATGGGAAGCGGATTGATTTTGATTGATAGCAAAGGATTTATCAGTATGCTCAACCGTACGTATAAAGAAATTTTCAATGTTAATCCCATTGAGCATATGAATAAGCTTTATTATGAAGTAATAGAGTATGGCGAAATCGTTTCTCTAATAGAAGAAATTTTTATGACTGAGGAGAAAGTAAAACAGCAAATTATTATTCCATTAAAAAGTGGACGGAGACATTTTGAGGTTTATGGGGTGCCTATTATCGGGACCAATGATGTGTGGAAGGGTGTCCTCTTAGTATTTCATGATATTACAGATATCAAGAAGCTTGAACAAGTGAGGAGGGACTTTGTTGCAAATGTATCACATGAATTGAAAACGCCGATTACGTCCATTAAAGGTTTTTCGGAAACACTTTTAGATGGAGCAATGGAAGATAGACAATCATTAGAAGCGTTTTTGAAAATTATTCTTCAGGAGAGCGACCGATTACAGACTCTTATTCACGATTTATTAGATTTATCCAAGATCGAGCAGCAAAATTTTATTCTTTCTACACAGCGGTACAATATTGCAGATACTCTTGAAGGAGTGATAGCGATTTTAGAACAAAAAGCTGCAGAAAGAGAAATTAGCTTAACGATGGATAAAGAAAACGATCCAATACTTATCGATGGCGATGCAGACCGGCTCAAACAAATTTTCTTGAACTTAATTAATAATGCTATTACTTATACGCCAAATGGCGGAAGTGTTTCAATATCATTAAGAGAATCTGAAGCGAAGGTTTTCATTAAAGTAAGGGATACAGGCATCGGTATTTCAAAGGAAGAAATCCCGCGAATATTTGAGAGGTTCTATCGGGTAGATAAAGCCCGCAGTCGTAATTCCGGCGGAACAGGCTTAGGGTTAGCCATAGTCAAGCATTTAGTTGAAGCGCATAAAGGATCTATTTCGGTCGAAAGTAAGATTGGGGAAGGGACAACGTTTTTTATTGAACTGAACAAGAAATTACCAACTGGTTAA
- a CDS encoding response regulator transcription factor codes for MSKRILVVDDEQSILTLLEYNLKQAGYEVITAMDGETGKNLAISEKIDLIVLDLMLPKMDGIEVCKELRQKKVMTPILMLTAKDDEFDKVLGLELGADDYMTKPFSPREVVARVKAILRRTKILSESIENAEEDLECIQIVGLKIFPDQYEAYFDDELLELTPKEFELLLYLAKNKGRVLTRDQLLSAVWNYDFAGDTRIVDVHISHLREKIEIDTKKPVYIKTIRGLGYKLEEPK; via the coding sequence ATGAGTAAAAGAATTTTAGTTGTTGATGATGAACAGTCCATTCTTACATTATTGGAGTATAATCTTAAACAGGCGGGGTATGAAGTTATCACTGCCATGGATGGAGAAACAGGAAAGAATCTAGCCATTTCAGAAAAGATTGATTTAATTGTACTCGATCTTATGCTTCCAAAAATGGATGGGATCGAGGTATGTAAGGAGCTCCGGCAAAAAAAGGTCATGACACCGATTTTAATGCTGACTGCTAAGGATGATGAATTTGATAAAGTTTTAGGACTGGAGTTAGGCGCAGATGATTATATGACTAAGCCTTTTAGTCCGAGAGAAGTTGTAGCGAGGGTCAAGGCTATTTTGAGAAGGACGAAGATTCTGTCAGAGTCAATAGAAAATGCTGAGGAAGATTTAGAGTGTATCCAAATTGTAGGCTTAAAGATTTTCCCTGACCAGTATGAAGCCTATTTTGATGATGAACTTCTTGAATTAACTCCAAAGGAATTTGAACTCCTCTTATATTTAGCGAAGAATAAGGGACGAGTATTAACTAGAGATCAGCTATTAAGTGCGGTATGGAACTATGACTTTGCTGGAGACACTCGGATTGTGGACGTTCATATTAGTCACTTAAGAGAAAAAATTGAGATTGATACGAAAAAGCCCGTTTATATCAAAACCATTCGCGGATTAGGATACAAGCTTGAGGAGCCTAAATGA
- a CDS encoding MaoC/PaaZ C-terminal domain-containing protein, producing MLLGKKRKLGREIAEINVGEKLTLTEKIEDKDLLLYLGLTNDSNPLYIQHDYASQTPYKKPIVPSIMLNGIINSAISKYLPGPGSHILKQEIEYVKPVFHYGTIQFLFEVTEVSKSSHTIQITVHGTNEDDEVVINGTLLVCPPHRIQVMDGDTLENF from the coding sequence TTGTTACTGGGGAAAAAGCGAAAACTTGGAAGAGAAATTGCAGAAATAAATGTAGGGGAGAAATTAACGTTAACAGAAAAAATTGAAGATAAGGATTTACTTCTTTATTTGGGTCTTACAAATGATTCGAACCCACTTTATATTCAGCATGACTATGCGTCACAAACACCTTATAAAAAGCCCATAGTTCCAAGTATTATGCTGAATGGCATTATCAATTCAGCTATTTCTAAGTATTTGCCTGGCCCGGGATCCCATATTTTAAAGCAGGAAATTGAATATGTTAAACCTGTTTTTCATTATGGGACAATCCAGTTCCTGTTTGAGGTCACAGAAGTTAGTAAAAGCAGCCATACTATTCAAATTACAGTACATGGAACAAATGAAGATGATGAAGTAGTCATAAATGGAACATTACTAGTATGCCCTCCTCATCGTATTCAGGTAATGGATGGGGACACACTAGAAAATTTCTAA
- the mdh gene encoding malate dehydrogenase, translating to MSLKRKKISVIGSGFTGATTAFLLAQKELGDVVLVDIPQMENPTKGKALDMLEASPVQGFDANITGTSNYEETADSDIVVVTAGIARKPGMSRDDLVQTNQKIMKSVAVEIAKYSPNCFIVVLTNPVDAMTYTIFKESGFPKNRVIGQSGVLDTARFRTFIAQELKLSVKDITGFVLGGHGDDMVPLVRYSYAGGIPLETLIPKDRLEQIVERTRKGGGEIVNLLGNGSAYYAPAASLVEMCEAILKDQRRILPTIAYLEGEYGYEGIYLGVPTILGANGIEKVIELELTADEKAALDKSAQAVRSVMDVLV from the coding sequence ATGTCATTAAAACGCAAAAAGATTTCCGTAATTGGCAGTGGATTTACTGGGGCAACAACTGCATTTTTACTTGCTCAAAAAGAGCTTGGAGATGTCGTATTAGTTGATATTCCGCAAATGGAAAACCCTACAAAAGGTAAAGCTTTAGACATGCTTGAAGCAAGTCCAGTTCAAGGTTTTGATGCTAATATTACTGGAACCTCGAACTATGAAGAAACAGCAGATTCTGATATCGTTGTTGTGACAGCTGGTATTGCCCGTAAGCCTGGAATGAGCCGCGATGATTTGGTGCAAACAAACCAGAAAATTATGAAAAGTGTAGCGGTTGAGATTGCGAAATACTCGCCTAACTGTTTCATCGTTGTGTTAACCAATCCAGTTGATGCCATGACTTATACGATTTTCAAGGAATCAGGGTTCCCTAAAAACCGTGTAATCGGGCAATCTGGCGTTCTTGACACAGCTCGTTTCCGTACGTTTATTGCTCAAGAATTAAAACTTTCCGTTAAAGATATTACTGGTTTCGTTCTTGGCGGACATGGCGATGATATGGTTCCTTTAGTTCGTTATTCATATGCTGGGGGCATCCCGCTTGAAACATTAATTCCGAAAGATCGTCTTGAACAAATCGTTGAACGGACTCGTAAAGGCGGCGGAGAAATCGTTAATCTTCTTGGTAACGGCAGTGCCTATTACGCTCCAGCAGCTTCTCTTGTTGAAATGTGTGAAGCCATTCTTAAAGACCAGCGGCGTATTCTTCCAACAATTGCTTACCTCGAGGGTGAGTATGGATATGAAGGAATCTACCTAGGTGTACCGACTATCCTTGGAGCTAATGGAATCGAGAAAGTGATCGAGCTTGAACTTACTGCAGATGAAAAGGCAGCACTTGATAAATCAGCCCAAGCTGTACGCAGCGTAATGGATGTATTAGTATAA
- the icd gene encoding NADP-dependent isocitrate dehydrogenase: MMQGEKITVSNGVLNVPNNPVVPFIEGDGTGPDIWAASSRVLDAAVEKAYKGERKIVWKEVLAGEKAFNQTGEWLPSETLDIINEYLIAIKGPLTTPIGGGIRSLNVALRQELDLYVCLRPVRWFEGVPSPVKRPQDTDMVIFRENTEDIYAGIEYAKGSDEVKKLVSFLQNELGVNKIRFPETSGIGIKPVSEEGTSRLVRAAIEYAIKEGRKSLTLVHKGNIMKFTEGAFKNWGYELAEREYGDKVFTWAQYDRIKDAEGTEAANKAQADAEAAGKIIVKDAIADIFLQQILTRPKEFDVVATMNLNGDYISDALAAQVGGIGIAPGANINYVTGHAIFEATHGTAPKYAGLDKVNPSSVILSGVLMLEHLGWNEAANMIVKSMEKTIASKVVTYDFARLMDGAKEVKCSEFGDELINNME; this comes from the coding sequence ATCATGCAAGGTGAAAAAATCACGGTAAGTAATGGTGTATTAAATGTACCAAATAATCCAGTAGTTCCTTTTATTGAGGGAGATGGAACAGGTCCAGACATTTGGGCTGCTTCTTCAAGAGTATTAGATGCTGCTGTAGAAAAAGCATATAAAGGCGAGCGCAAAATTGTCTGGAAAGAAGTATTAGCTGGAGAAAAAGCGTTTAATCAAACAGGCGAATGGCTTCCATCTGAAACTTTAGATATTATTAATGAGTACTTAATTGCTATTAAAGGTCCTTTAACAACTCCAATTGGCGGCGGTATCCGTTCCTTAAACGTTGCACTTCGCCAAGAATTAGACCTTTATGTATGCTTGCGTCCAGTTCGCTGGTTTGAAGGTGTACCGTCACCTGTTAAGCGTCCACAAGATACAGATATGGTGATCTTCCGCGAAAATACTGAAGATATTTATGCGGGAATAGAATATGCAAAAGGCTCAGATGAAGTGAAGAAATTAGTTTCTTTCCTTCAAAATGAACTAGGAGTTAATAAAATCCGTTTTCCTGAGACTTCTGGAATTGGCATTAAGCCGGTTTCTGAAGAAGGAACGAGCCGTTTAGTGCGTGCTGCAATTGAGTATGCAATTAAAGAAGGCCGCAAATCATTAACGCTTGTACATAAAGGCAATATTATGAAATTTACTGAAGGCGCCTTTAAGAATTGGGGATATGAGCTTGCTGAAAGAGAATACGGAGATAAGGTATTCACTTGGGCTCAATATGACCGCATTAAAGATGCTGAAGGCACTGAAGCTGCTAACAAAGCACAAGCTGATGCAGAAGCGGCTGGCAAGATTATCGTTAAGGATGCTATTGCTGATATCTTCTTACAGCAAATTCTTACACGTCCAAAAGAGTTCGATGTAGTTGCGACAATGAACCTAAATGGTGATTATATTTCTGATGCCCTTGCTGCTCAAGTTGGAGGCATTGGAATTGCTCCAGGAGCAAACATTAACTATGTAACAGGACATGCTATTTTTGAAGCAACACACGGTACTGCTCCAAAGTATGCAGGCTTAGACAAAGTGAACCCTTCATCTGTTATTCTGTCTGGTGTATTAATGCTTGAGCACTTAGGATGGAATGAAGCAGCAAACATGATCGTGAAATCAATGGAAAAAACAATTGCATCTAAAGTTGTTACTTACGACTTTGCCCGCTTAATGGATGGTGCTAAAGAAGTTAAATGTTCTGAATTCGGAGATGAATTAATTAACAATATGGAGTAA